A window of the Lolium perenne isolate Kyuss_39 chromosome 7, Kyuss_2.0, whole genome shotgun sequence genome harbors these coding sequences:
- the LOC127312152 gene encoding serine/threonine-protein kinase PBL27, giving the protein MEACIPCLGVRKGRVPPPPVAGDPLNRNVPAAARTFSFEELSAATRNFRDENLVAGSEPCVYRGRLKSVNQVVAVKLQHLVDRNNNVSTEQRNSEFLARVVMLNDLRHPKLVNLIGFCADGNHRILVHEYVPLGSLEDRLHDPSPEKPRLDWSTRMNIAAGVARGLQYLHDKGVVYRCLRSSDVLLGDGEGYHPKLSQYELAKAGRLFDDSEAQEAREFQIRTIGALAPETTMAAQVSMASDVYCFGVVLLELITGRRAFSPRAAEEEPLLVTWAQPLLKHRAGMRRMADPALQGRYPSKDLEMALAVAFICVQQEPAMRLPIGDLVKVMSLLAYDNGTEEPRGHLS; this is encoded by the exons ATGGAAGCTTGCATCCCCTGCCTGGGTGTGCGAAAGGGGAGAGTGCCACCGCCGCCGGTGGCAGGCGATCCGCTCAATCGCAACGTCCCTGCCGCCGCTCGAACTTTCTCCTTCGAGGAGCTCTCGGCGGCGACCAGGAATTTCAGGGACGAGAACCTCGTCGCTGGTAGCGAGCCGTGCGTGTACAGAGGCCGCCTGAAGAGCGTCAACCAG GTTGTTGCTGTGAAGCTGCAGCATCTTGTGGATCGTAATAATAATGTATCAACGGAGCAACGCAACAGCGAGTTTCTTGCCCGCGTTGTGATGCTCAACGATCTGCGCCACCCCAAGCTCGTCAACCTTATCggcttctgtgccgacggcaatcATCGGATTTTGgttcatgagtatgtgccactgggTTCTCTGGAAGATCGCCTCCACG ATCCATCTCCAGAAAAACCACGGCTCGACTGGAGCACGAGGATGAACATAGCTGCCGGTGTGGCCAGAGGATTGCAGTATCTGCACGACAAAGGCGTGGTGTACCGATGCCTCCGAAGTTCAGACGTTCTGCTCGGAGACGGGGAGGGCTACCACCCAAAGCTGTCTCAGTACGAACTGGCAAAGGCCGGCCGACTTTTTGATGACtctgaagcccaggaagcccggGAATTCCAAATAAGAACAATCGGTGCTCTTGCCCCCGAGACCACCATGGCCGCGCAGGTGTCCATGGCGTCGGACGTGTATTGCTTCGGCGTCGTGCTGCTGGAGCTGATCACAGGGCGCAGGGCCTTCAGTCCTCGGGCCGCCGAGGAAGAGCCGTTGCTTGTCACATGG GCCCAGCCATTGTTGAAACACAGGGCAGGGATGCGCCGCATGGCAGACCCGGCGCTGCAGGGCCGGTACCCGTCGAAGGATTTGGAGATGGCACTGGCAGTTGCTTTCATATGCGTCCAGCAAGAGCCGGCCATGAGACTGCCCATCGGTGACCTCGTTAAGGTTATGTCTCTCCTCGCCTACGACAATGGAACTGAAGAACCACGCGGGCACCTATCCTAG
- the LOC139833983 gene encoding uncharacterized protein, producing the protein MTNPLAGLSVSEKLTRTNFLLWQSQVLPPIRGARLLGFLDGKAEAPPETITVEKDGKPSQEPNPAYDAWLATDQQVLSFLVNTLSPDIFVSTIGMDTAAEVWGAIKAMFASQSRTRVSNLRVALARTKRENMTAAQYFTKMKGFADELAAAGRPIDEEELVEYLLAGLDDQYNPLFAAIGANGAADLTVADLYSQVSAYDSRIELLTDGAVGGSSVNSASRGRGGPRGRGQYGGRRGGRGYGNRGHGRRGGGNGNPRRGGGAKGGGKERDIVTCQICGKAGHGAWKCWHRYSDDEEEEEEKGSNSASYGMDTNWYGDTGATDHITGELNKLTMKEKYQGRDQIHTANGQAATRSRHAERGRYACNLGQQAICAGIHARARRSASTRRAAVWNCHVARDHARDDSYATARCRVPGTRRFERFKRRGRGYVARADRLGNASARGLTRPGFRRGFSRAIFCSFVSSSRIRWIRIFYIRVNCRPACTACTASSLQNEIQNWIKRRADGTIDRYKARLVAKGFKQRYGIDYEDTFSPVVKAATIRLVLAVSVSKGWSLRQLDVKNAFLHGVLEEEVYMKQPPGYENPNAPYHVCKLDKSLYGLKQAPRAWFSKLSSKLQELGFLASKADTSLFIYNKSGIIIFVLVYVDDIIVTSSSNKAITALLQDLGSAFALKDLGDLHFFLGIEVKKFNQGIMLTQEKYASDLLNRVGLKGCKTLSTPLSASEKLSVIEGELLGPEDSTRYRSIVGALQYLTLTRPDIAFSVNKVCQFLHAPTTVHWTAVKRILRYVSGTMSLGLTFRRSSSTLVSAFSDADWAGCVDDRRSTGGFAVYFGPNLISWSARKQATVSRSSTEAEYKSLANATAEIIWIESLLKELGIRRYETSCLWCDNMGATYLSANPIFHARTKHIEIDFHFVRERVANRQLDIRFIPSRDQVADGFTKALPARQFEEFKYNLNLKKAVIEEGC; encoded by the exons atgACAAATCCCCTCGCTGGCTTGAGCGTGAGTGAGAAGCTGACCCGCACCAATTTCCTGCTATGGCAGTCCCAGGTGCTCCCTCCGATTCGTGGCGCCCGCTTGCTCGGATTCCTCGACGGAAAGGCAGAAGCACCGCCGGAGACCATCACCGTCGAGAAAGACGGGAAGCCAAGCCAGGAGCCCAATCCCGCCTACGACGCGTGGTTGGCCACGGACCAACAGGTCCTCTCGTTCCTCGTCAACACCCTGTCGCCGGACATCTTCGTCTCCACCATCGGGATGGACACGGCAGCTGAGGTCTGGGGGGCGATCAAGGCAATGTTTGCCTCCCAGTCGCGCACGCGGGTGTCCAACCTTCGTGTCGCCCTCGCCAGGACCAAGCGGGAGAACATGACGGCGGCCCAGTACTTCACAAAGATGAAGGGCTTCGCTGACGAACTTGCAGCAGCAGGCCGCCCCATTGATGAAGAAGAGCTCGTGGAGTACCTCCTCGCCGGGCTCGATGATCAGTACAACCCACTGTTCGCAGCCATCGGTGCCAACGGCGCCGCAGATCTCACTGTGGCCGATCTGTACTCTCAGGTCTCCGCCTATGACAGCCGCATAGAGCTCCTCACTGATGGTGCTGTGGGAGGCTCCTCCGTCAACTCGGCTTCACGTGGTAGAGGAGGACCACGCGGACGCGGCCAGTACGGTGGTCGCCGCGGAGGCCGTGGCTATGGCAACCGCGGGCATGGACGCCGCGGTGGTGGCAACGGCAACCCTCGTCGTGGTGGCGGTGCCAAGGGTGGCGGAAAAGAACGCGACATCGTCACCTGTCAGATCTGTGGCAAGGCCGGGCATGGTGCCTGGAAGTGCTGGCATCGCTActccgacgacgaagaagaagaggaggagaagggCTCCAACTCGGCGTCCTATGGCATGGACACCAACTGGTATGGCGATACCGGTGCCACCGATCACATCACCGGTGAGCTCAACAAGCTCACAATGAAGGAGAAGTACCAAGGCCGTGATCAAATCCACACGGCCAACGGACAAG CAGCCACGCGGTCACGGCACGCGGAGCGAGGCAGATACGCCTGCAACCTCGGACAGCAGGCGATCTGCGCCGGGATCCACGCGCGCGCCAGGCGCTCAGCATCGACACGACGCGCAGCCGTCTGGAACTGCCACGTCGCGAGGGACCACGCGCGGGACGATAGCTACGCGACAGCGCGGTGCCGCGTCCCAGGAACCCGCCGCTTCGAACGATTCAAGCGACGCGGGCGGGGATACGTGGCGCGGGCCGACAGGCTCGGCAACGCCAGCGCCAGAGGCCTCACGCGGCCAGGATTCCGACGCGGATTCTCCCGCGCAATCTTCTGCTCGTTCGTCAGCAGCAGCAGGATCAGGTGGATCCGGATCTTCTACATCCGCGTCAACTGCAGACCAGCCTGCACCGCCTGCACCGCCTCCAGTTTACAGAACGAGATCCAGAACTG GATCAAAAGGAGAGCTGATGGGACAATTGATAGGTATAAGGCTAGATTAGTAGCTAAAGGTTTTAAACAACGATATGGTATAGATTATGAAGATACATTTAGTCCTGTTGTTAAAGCTGCTACTATCAGACTTGTTTTAGCTGTTTCAGTCTCTAAGGGCTGGAGTTTGAGGCAACTAGATGTGAAGAAcgcgtttcttcatggtgttctggaagaagaggtATACATGAAGCAGCCACCTGGTTATGAGAATCCTAATGCGCCCTATCATGTATGCAAGCTTGACAAGTCACTTTATGGACTAAAACAAGCACCAAGAGCATGGTTCTCCAAGTTAAGCTCTAAGCTACAAGAACTTGGCTTTCTGGCATCAAAGGCAGACACATCACTCTTTATATACAATAAGTCAGGTATCATCATTTTTGTACTagtgtatgttgatgatattattgttaCCAGCTCCTCCAACAAAGCAATTACTGCACTCCTTCAAGATCTTGGGTCAGCATTTGCACTAAAGGatcttggtgatcttcacttcttCTTGGGAATTGAGGTAAAGAAATTTAATCAAGGAATTATGTTAACCCAAGAAAAATATGCTTCAGATTTGCTCAACAGAGTTGGATTAAAGGGATGCAAGACACTCTCCACTCCATTGTCAGCATCAGAGAAGCTTTCTGTTATTGAAGGAGAACTTCTGGGACCAGAAGACAGTACAAGGTACAGGAGTATTGTTGGAGCACTGCAGTACTTGACCCTtactagaccagatatagcaTTTTCTGTCAACAAGGTATGCCAGTTTCTCCATGCTCCCACCACTGTACATTGGACAGCTGTAAAAAGAATATTGAGATATGTCAGTGGTACAATGAGTCTTGGGCTAACCTTTAGAAGATCTTCCTCTACATTAGTAAGTGCCTTCTCAGATGCAGATTGGGCAGGTTGTGTAGATGACAGAAGATCTACAGGAGGTTTTGCTGTATATTTTGGACCTAATCTGATTTCCTGGAGTGCTAGAAAACAGGCAACAGTGTCAAGGTCAAGTACAGAAGCTGAGTATAAATCTCTAGCAAATGCTACAGCAGAAATTATATGGATTGAGTCTTTACTGAAAGAACTTGGGATCCGAAGATATGAAACTTCATGCTTGTGGTGTGATAATATGGGTGCAACATATCTTTCTGCTAATCCTATATTTCATGCTAGAACTAAACATATTGAAATTGATTTTCATTTTGTAAGAGAAAGAGTAGCAAACAGACAACTGGACATCAGATTTATTCCGTCCAGAGATCAAGTGGCAGATGGCTTCACAAAGGCCTTACCAGCTCGGCAGTTTGAAGAGTTCAAGTACAATCTCAACCTGAAGAAGGCTGTGATTGAGGAGGGGTGTTAG